A region from the Natronomonas salsuginis genome encodes:
- a CDS encoding DUF456 domain-containing protein: MLPIDPIVVAIILLLVGIVASFAPLIPGGAVSTLGVAYYWMVTGDLGTIAFLGFVIVGVLTVAVDLLESALSAQIGGASMRTTIVAAVAAIGLLFVLGPLGALLGVVGVVFSLEYLRHGDVRRGAQTAAVTAIGMLASTAIQVLLTVSMLVGFLLLVWV, from the coding sequence ATGCTCCCGATCGATCCGATCGTCGTCGCGATCATACTGTTGCTCGTCGGCATCGTCGCGAGCTTCGCGCCGCTGATTCCGGGAGGTGCGGTGTCGACACTCGGGGTTGCATACTACTGGATGGTAACAGGGGACCTCGGAACCATCGCGTTTCTCGGGTTCGTCATTGTGGGCGTCTTAACCGTCGCCGTCGATCTCCTCGAAAGCGCACTCTCGGCACAGATCGGCGGGGCATCGATGCGAACGACCATTGTCGCCGCTGTCGCGGCGATCGGACTCCTGTTCGTCCTGGGTCCGCTTGGCGCGCTCCTCGGGGTCGTCGGGGTGGTGTTCTCCTTAGAGTATCTTCGACACGGAGATGTCCGTCGAGGGGCCCAGACTGCGGCGGTCACAGCCATCGGGATGCTTGCGTCAACGGCGATACAAGTCCTGCTCACCGTCTCGATGCTCGTCGGGTTTCTGCTCCTCGTGTGGGTCTAG
- a CDS encoding ABC transporter ATP-binding protein: MSAESTGRSDDSEIVAGTTHTIDEDALLRIRDLDAGYGDLQILSDVDLDVANGEYATIVGPNGAGKSTVMKTVFGLTTYMAGTVEFAGESIHGLSPEQIISKGIGFVPQNDNVFPGLSVRENLEMGAYILDSVPEDQIEAIYDRFPILREREQQKAGTLSGGQQQMVAMGRALMLDPDLLLLDEPSAGLAPDLVADMFDRIDRINDSGTAILMVEQNAKEALRRCDRGYVLVDGENRYTDRGDVLLGDDDVRQDFLGG, translated from the coding sequence ATGAGCGCTGAATCGACGGGACGATCCGATGATTCCGAAATCGTCGCCGGCACGACTCACACCATCGACGAGGACGCGCTCCTCCGGATCCGCGACCTCGACGCCGGATACGGCGACCTCCAAATTCTCTCAGACGTGGATCTCGACGTCGCGAACGGCGAGTACGCAACTATCGTCGGCCCGAACGGTGCCGGAAAATCGACGGTGATGAAGACGGTGTTCGGCCTCACGACCTACATGGCCGGCACGGTCGAGTTCGCCGGTGAGTCGATCCACGGGCTTTCCCCCGAACAGATCATCAGCAAGGGGATCGGGTTTGTCCCGCAGAACGACAACGTCTTTCCTGGACTGAGTGTCCGGGAGAACCTCGAGATGGGAGCGTACATCCTCGATAGCGTTCCGGAGGATCAGATCGAGGCGATCTACGACCGGTTCCCCATCCTGCGCGAGCGTGAGCAGCAGAAGGCCGGCACCCTTTCTGGCGGCCAACAGCAGATGGTCGCGATGGGTCGGGCACTGATGCTCGATCCTGACTTGCTGCTCCTCGACGAGCCCTCGGCCGGGCTCGCACCCGATCTCGTCGCCGACATGTTCGACCGTATCGATCGGATCAACGACTCGGGGACGGCAATTCTGATGGTCGAACAGAACGCGAAGGAGGCCCTTCGACGCTGCGATCGCGGCTACGTCCTCGTCGACGGCGAGAACCGCTACACCGACCGCGGGGACGTACTGTTGGGCGACGACGACGTTCGACAGGACTTCCTCGGCGGCTGA
- a CDS encoding ABC transporter ATP-binding protein, which produces MSDPSPEAKSPDELPETEDSLTEEAAQTTPPGLPLRVDGLVKKFGGVTAVDGATFEVEEGSLTGLIGPNGAGKSTTFNCITGVHEPTAGHIYFKDEEITGLDPYQIARKGLVRTFQIARELGEMTVLENVMLAPKNQLGESAIRSVTPWLRGAVVEEERALRERAWEMLEFFEIDHVATEHAENLSGGQRKLLEMARALMTDPEVVLLDEPLAGVNPTLEEKLLERIHELREDGYTFLLVEHDMDVIMNNCGHIIVMHQGSVLAEGTAEDIRNNEQVIEAYLGEDI; this is translated from the coding sequence ATGAGTGATCCGAGCCCGGAGGCGAAATCCCCGGACGAGCTCCCCGAAACGGAGGACTCACTCACCGAGGAGGCCGCCCAGACGACGCCGCCCGGACTCCCGCTCCGCGTGGACGGTCTCGTCAAGAAGTTCGGCGGCGTCACCGCCGTCGACGGAGCGACCTTCGAGGTCGAGGAGGGCTCTCTGACCGGGCTTATTGGTCCGAACGGGGCTGGGAAGTCGACCACGTTCAACTGCATCACCGGCGTTCACGAACCGACGGCGGGCCACATCTACTTCAAGGACGAAGAGATAACGGGACTCGATCCCTACCAGATCGCTCGGAAGGGGCTGGTCCGTACGTTCCAAATCGCCCGCGAGCTCGGCGAGATGACCGTCCTCGAGAACGTGATGTTGGCACCGAAGAACCAACTCGGCGAGTCGGCCATTCGGTCGGTGACGCCGTGGCTTCGAGGGGCCGTCGTCGAAGAGGAGCGCGCGCTTCGAGAGCGCGCGTGGGAGATGTTGGAGTTCTTCGAGATCGACCACGTCGCCACCGAACACGCCGAAAACCTCTCCGGCGGGCAGCGGAAACTCCTCGAGATGGCTCGAGCGCTCATGACCGATCCGGAGGTGGTGCTGCTCGACGAGCCGCTCGCGGGTGTCAACCCGACGCTCGAGGAGAAACTCCTCGAACGGATTCACGAGTTGCGCGAGGACGGATACACGTTCCTCCTCGTCGAACACGACATGGACGTCATCATGAACAACTGCGGGCACATCATCGTTATGCATCAAGGAAGCGTGTTGGCCGAGGGAACCGCCGAGGATATCCGAAACAACGAGCAGGTCATCGAGGCGTACCTCGGGGAGGACATATGA
- a CDS encoding branched-chain amino acid ABC transporter permease: MTDRDEPTSATRALWNAVQESSLGVVLLTLGLIYVAATLLTFTNGLNSVVGLMRTLTFLGLVYALSALALNLHWGYTGLFNIGVAGFMAVGVYTMGIVVRPPDPAFGPPGLGLPLPVGIVAGMAVAALIGFFAALPALRLRADYLAIVTLGLSEIIRLTLQSATFDTFLRETFNVGTGGGGGMGMPRNPVRELFLVDGQAGTPTALGELVFGTLGQDGLGISNNILIGWGYIFVLAAFVVAFYVILERLGKSPFGRILKAIREDELVADSLGKNVDLIKIKVFMIGCALMGLAGILWFGSQGNVSPTPQFMPLLTFYIFVAVIIGGSGSNTGAVVGGIVFAAVLFEGPRRVGSVVRDTIDAPTPNSFADALASLDPVAFLAFATDNIAPLQFVFLGIVLIFIMHRRPDGLLGHRIETAAAVDLSERSRSNGGDGDE, translated from the coding sequence ATGACCGACCGGGACGAACCGACGAGCGCGACGCGCGCCCTGTGGAACGCTGTACAGGAGAGCAGTCTTGGGGTCGTCCTCCTCACGCTCGGACTCATCTACGTCGCCGCGACGCTTTTGACCTTCACGAACGGCCTCAACAGCGTCGTCGGGCTGATGCGGACGCTCACATTTCTCGGGTTGGTGTACGCACTCTCGGCGCTCGCGCTCAACCTCCACTGGGGCTACACGGGCCTGTTCAACATCGGCGTCGCCGGGTTCATGGCCGTCGGCGTGTACACGATGGGGATCGTCGTCCGACCACCCGATCCGGCGTTCGGTCCGCCGGGTCTGGGGCTCCCGTTGCCGGTCGGGATCGTCGCAGGCATGGCGGTCGCGGCGCTCATCGGGTTTTTCGCCGCTCTGCCGGCGCTTCGGCTGCGGGCGGACTACCTCGCGATCGTGACTCTCGGCCTCTCGGAGATCATCCGCCTGACGCTGCAATCGGCCACGTTCGACACCTTCCTTCGAGAGACGTTCAACGTCGGAACCGGGGGCGGTGGCGGCATGGGAATGCCGAGGAATCCGGTCCGCGAGCTGTTTCTCGTCGACGGACAGGCCGGAACCCCGACCGCGCTCGGAGAACTCGTCTTCGGGACGCTCGGTCAGGACGGGCTCGGTATCTCGAACAACATCCTCATCGGCTGGGGATACATCTTCGTCCTCGCCGCGTTTGTTGTCGCCTTCTACGTCATTCTCGAACGGCTCGGGAAATCGCCGTTCGGTCGGATTCTCAAGGCGATTCGGGAGGACGAACTCGTCGCGGACTCGCTCGGGAAGAACGTCGATCTGATCAAGATCAAGGTGTTCATGATCGGCTGTGCGCTGATGGGACTCGCCGGCATCCTCTGGTTCGGCAGCCAGGGGAACGTCTCGCCGACTCCGCAGTTCATGCCGCTGTTGACGTTCTACATCTTCGTCGCCGTCATCATCGGCGGCTCCGGCTCGAACACGGGGGCCGTTGTCGGCGGGATCGTCTTCGCGGCCGTCCTCTTCGAAGGGCCGCGGCGCGTCGGGTCGGTCGTCCGGGACACGATCGATGCGCCGACGCCGAACTCGTTCGCCGACGCCCTCGCCTCGCTCGACCCCGTGGCGTTTCTGGCGTTCGCGACTGACAACATCGCGCCGCTGCAGTTCGTCTTTCTCGGCATCGTCTTGATCTTCATCATGCATCGCCGGCCCGACGGGCTCCTCGGCCACCGAATCGAGACGGCGGCGGCGGTCGATCTCTCCGAACGGTCGCGTTCCAACGGAGGTGACGGCGATGAGTGA
- a CDS encoding branched-chain amino acid ABC transporter permease, with amino-acid sequence MGTTESTVTGSIRERPGLVVAVLFGALLLVDLVAKLAGIEVGPIGGALSTGRLRSNLWNGIVIGLVIGLAGIGLSMTYSILNFANFSHGDLITTGAFTGWGVAFVVAAGSEIPLRALLTVRGAGDATPGDIGAHILTTPLAILLGLLVAFVATALIALALDRAFYKPMRDRSGISILIASIGAALIVRYLLQFVYGASSRGVTASVEASNLAFAPLGLSVNAHQLTLAVSAVLLMLAMHFMLQNTKLGTAMRAMADNKDLALITGIPAERVVTATWILGGGLAGASGYLYVMLRGTIQFDFGWLLLLLIFAAVILGGIGSIYGAIAGGLVIGIVFTTSTIWLPSDFNDAAVFAVMILVLLFRPQGIFGGVSTA; translated from the coding sequence ATGGGCACAACTGAATCAACAGTCACCGGGTCGATACGGGAACGGCCGGGGCTCGTCGTCGCTGTGCTGTTCGGCGCACTCCTTCTCGTCGATCTCGTGGCGAAACTCGCCGGAATCGAGGTCGGGCCGATCGGCGGCGCGCTCTCGACGGGGCGACTCAGGTCGAATCTCTGGAACGGCATCGTCATCGGGCTCGTGATCGGACTGGCCGGAATCGGGCTCTCGATGACGTACAGCATTCTCAACTTCGCGAACTTTTCTCACGGCGACCTCATCACGACCGGCGCGTTCACCGGCTGGGGCGTCGCGTTCGTCGTCGCCGCCGGGAGCGAGATCCCGCTTCGTGCGCTCTTGACGGTTCGCGGCGCGGGCGATGCGACGCCGGGCGATATCGGCGCGCACATTCTCACCACGCCCCTGGCGATCTTGCTCGGCTTGCTCGTGGCGTTCGTCGCCACCGCGCTCATCGCGCTCGCGCTTGATCGGGCGTTCTACAAGCCGATGCGAGACCGGAGCGGCATCTCGATACTCATCGCGTCGATCGGTGCCGCGTTGATCGTCAGATACCTGCTCCAGTTCGTCTACGGCGCCAGCAGCCGCGGGGTCACCGCGAGCGTCGAGGCGTCGAACCTCGCCTTTGCCCCTCTCGGACTGTCGGTCAACGCCCACCAGTTGACGCTCGCCGTCTCAGCCGTCCTGTTGATGCTCGCGATGCACTTCATGCTACAGAACACGAAACTCGGGACCGCGATGCGGGCGATGGCGGACAACAAGGACCTCGCGCTCATCACCGGGATCCCGGCCGAACGGGTCGTCACGGCAACCTGGATTCTCGGCGGCGGGCTCGCGGGTGCCTCCGGGTATCTCTACGTGATGTTGCGTGGGACGATCCAGTTCGACTTCGGGTGGCTGCTCCTCTTGCTCATCTTCGCGGCGGTGATCCTCGGCGGGATCGGGTCGATCTACGGCGCGATCGCCGGCGGGCTCGTTATCGGGATCGTCTTCACCACCTCGACGATCTGGCTCCCCTCGGACTTCAACGACGCCGCCGTCTTCGCGGTGATGATCCTCGTGTTACTGTTCCGTCCGCAGGGCATCTTCGGAGGTGTTTCGACGGCATGA
- a CDS encoding phosphoglycerate kinase: protein MIRLLDDLDAEGAAVGVRVDINSPIGEDGGLADDARLLAHVDTISELCRRGARVALLAHQGRPGGEDFTELRAHAKRLDELVDAPIEYCDSTFSSDARARIDALDSGTAVLLENTRFYSEEYMSFTPDDAVNTYLVCRLAPALDAYVNDAFATSHRRQPSIIGFPQRLPSFAGRVMERELDVLGNIARSPEPRIYVLGGAKVDDSIDVARSVLERGLADAVLTAGIVGNAFLLADGVSLGAASAAVVNERSHDAVKNAGDLLDDFSHRIYMPRDVAIERDGERCELDLEELPSDSSAMDIGARTVATYAEILEDAGTAILNGPAGVFEDDRFETGTLELYKAATRAETSIVGGGDTASALRKLGLLDGFDHVSTGGGAALQMLTGDTLVGVEALDR, encoded by the coding sequence ATGATACGGTTGCTCGACGATCTCGATGCCGAGGGGGCCGCGGTTGGGGTCCGCGTTGACATCAACAGCCCGATCGGCGAAGACGGGGGGCTTGCCGACGATGCGCGGCTGCTCGCGCACGTCGATACGATCTCCGAACTGTGTCGGCGTGGGGCGCGCGTCGCGCTTCTCGCTCATCAGGGACGACCGGGCGGTGAGGATTTTACTGAACTACGCGCCCACGCGAAACGCCTCGACGAACTCGTCGATGCGCCGATCGAGTACTGCGATTCGACGTTCTCGTCGGACGCCCGAGCACGGATCGATGCGCTCGATTCTGGGACGGCGGTGCTGTTGGAGAACACTCGCTTTTATTCGGAGGAGTATATGTCGTTCACCCCCGACGACGCTGTGAACACCTACCTCGTCTGCAGACTCGCCCCCGCACTCGACGCGTACGTCAACGACGCCTTCGCGACGTCTCATCGTCGGCAGCCGTCGATCATCGGCTTCCCCCAGCGACTCCCGTCGTTCGCCGGTCGGGTGATGGAACGCGAGCTCGACGTGCTCGGGAACATTGCGAGGAGCCCCGAACCGCGGATCTACGTCCTCGGCGGTGCGAAGGTCGACGACTCGATCGACGTGGCGAGATCCGTGCTCGAACGCGGTCTCGCGGACGCGGTCCTGACGGCGGGGATCGTCGGTAACGCGTTCTTGCTCGCGGACGGCGTCTCACTCGGGGCGGCGTCGGCAGCGGTCGTCAATGAACGGAGTCACGATGCGGTCAAGAACGCCGGTGACCTCCTCGACGACTTCAGCCATCGCATCTACATGCCCCGCGATGTCGCCATCGAACGGGATGGCGAACGGTGCGAACTCGACCTCGAAGAACTGCCGAGCGACAGTTCGGCGATGGACATCGGCGCTCGAACCGTCGCCACGTACGCCGAAATTCTCGAGGACGCTGGCACCGCGATACTCAACGGCCCCGCGGGGGTGTTCGAGGACGACCGCTTCGAGACCGGAACGCTCGAACTGTACAAAGCGGCGACGCGGGCCGAAACGAGCATCGTCGGCGGTGGTGACACCGCCTCCGCGCTCCGAAAGCTCGGGCTCTTGGACGGGTTCGACCACGTTTCGACGGGGGGCGGCGCCGCGCTACAGATGCTGACCGGCGACACGCTGGTGGGCGTTGAAGCGCTCGACCGATAG
- a CDS encoding GNAT family N-acetyltransferase, whose product MQHPTDVTIEPADASDVDTLAELWVELAADQRRYGSHLLAADNGSRILEAMRHHVATDTAIVARRDGDLVGFVTFGVETGRYRQDAVRGIVHNIYVRDPDRSEGIGSGLLDAAEDALRDMGVDIVALQAMADNADARAFYDRHGYAAHRIELEKPINDDLVTSDSG is encoded by the coding sequence ATGCAGCACCCGACCGACGTGACGATCGAACCGGCGGACGCTTCGGATGTCGACACACTCGCCGAGCTGTGGGTCGAACTCGCGGCTGATCAGCGTCGATACGGCTCGCATCTGCTCGCGGCCGACAACGGATCACGGATTTTGGAGGCGATGCGGCATCACGTCGCCACCGACACGGCGATCGTCGCGCGGCGTGACGGCGACCTCGTCGGGTTCGTGACGTTCGGGGTGGAGACGGGACGCTACCGCCAAGATGCGGTCCGCGGGATCGTTCACAACATCTACGTGCGCGATCCCGACCGCAGCGAGGGGATCGGCAGCGGCCTGCTGGACGCGGCGGAGGACGCGCTACGTGATATGGGAGTCGACATCGTCGCGTTGCAGGCGATGGCCGACAACGCCGACGCACGGGCGTTTTACGACCGACACGGCTATGCGGCCCACCGGATCGAACTCGAAAAGCCCATCAACGACGACCTCGTCACGTCCGATAGCGGTTAA
- a CDS encoding glycosyltransferase: MRIGFFTDSYFPEIDGVTYTIKLWREALEGEGHEVYVVYPDGDYAPSDRELPVRSVPNPFYPGYRIPLVRRPSTLPELDIVHCHGPATVGRLGRYYAKKRDLPSIYTHHTPIEEYFYQNVRFEAVANALKRLYVPVETSFLRSFDVVTASTDRIDRDVPHVRLPVGIDTEFFSPTAKDWYPDRTVIGYSGRLSMEKNVEEILRVAETLPEHEFVIVGEGPRRAWIEGNAPSNVEVRDFLPRESLPVFYSSIDAFVTASTADTLGLSPLEANACGTPVAAADVAPFDQTIGSANGRRFEYGNLESMADAIRACLDSTSDPRAAIDPYDIRHTVSNLMSIYDGVRSSPDHAPTVSADLELADE, translated from the coding sequence ATGAGGATCGGCTTTTTCACTGACAGTTACTTTCCCGAGATCGACGGCGTGACGTACACGATCAAACTGTGGCGTGAGGCGCTCGAAGGCGAGGGCCACGAGGTGTACGTCGTCTACCCCGACGGCGACTACGCCCCCAGCGATCGAGAGCTCCCAGTTCGGTCGGTTCCCAACCCGTTTTATCCGGGGTATCGGATCCCGCTCGTTCGGCGTCCGTCGACGCTTCCCGAACTGGATATCGTCCACTGTCACGGCCCGGCAACTGTCGGTCGACTCGGACGATACTACGCGAAAAAACGCGATCTGCCGTCCATCTACACTCACCACACTCCGATCGAGGAGTACTTCTACCAGAACGTCAGGTTCGAAGCGGTCGCGAACGCCCTCAAGCGGCTTTACGTCCCCGTCGAAACGTCGTTTCTCCGGAGTTTCGACGTCGTGACGGCGTCCACGGATCGGATCGACCGAGACGTACCGCACGTTCGACTCCCCGTGGGGATCGACACGGAGTTCTTTTCGCCGACCGCAAAGGACTGGTATCCCGACCGCACGGTGATCGGCTACAGCGGGCGGCTCAGCATGGAGAAGAACGTCGAGGAGATCCTTCGTGTCGCGGAGACGCTGCCGGAACACGAGTTCGTCATCGTCGGAGAGGGTCCCCGGCGAGCCTGGATCGAGGGGAACGCACCGTCGAACGTCGAGGTTCGCGACTTTCTTCCCCGCGAATCCCTGCCGGTGTTCTACTCGTCCATCGACGCGTTCGTGACCGCCTCAACGGCCGATACGCTCGGGTTGTCGCCCTTGGAAGCGAACGCCTGTGGAACCCCGGTTGCGGCGGCCGACGTCGCGCCGTTCGATCAAACGATCGGATCTGCCAACGGCCGGCGGTTCGAGTACGGGAATCTCGAATCGATGGCCGACGCGATCCGAGCGTGCCTCGATTCGACGTCTGATCCGAGGGCGGCTATCGACCCCTACGACATTCGCCACACGGTGTCGAACCTCATGTCGATCTACGACGGCGTCCGTTCGTCGCCCGACCACGCCCCAACGGTGAGCGCGGATCTGGAACTTGCCGACGAATAG